Proteins from a single region of Runella sp. SP2:
- the priA gene encoding primosomal protein N', translated as MQIAENDDFGSEEITLFADLILPVPVAQLFTYRVPRVINPFIKNGARVVVPFGKNRVVTGVVAKIHQTPPTKYQARYIAELLDDEPLVTPYQIELFHWIADYYLCTVGEVLNVALPSGLKITSQSKIQYNPDFEYYDLLTEEEANLLEEIKKYQSLTYEEVEKRVGATNINHIIKSLIGKRAIILFEEVKEKYKPKVLKKVKLNGRFETRENLMELISQLDKFPKQQEIIMSYVSQVPIQNVPYSNRAGLEKSFFTQNDAFSDSALSTLIKKGTLEEFEVTVSRFADVAPDFSEGTNIHLTTAQQRAFDEIITQFQSKDTVLLHGVTGSGKTEVYINLAQQVLASGSQVLFLLPEIALTTQIVVRLKKVFGDKLGIYHSKFSDNERVEVWKGVVSGQFQLVVGVRSAIFLPFDSLGLIIVDEEHESSYKQYDPAPRYHARDVAIVAAQRQQAKVLLGSATPALESYYQALNGRYGFVQLLERYGKANLPEFVLIDTKKERKSKKMKFEFSSVLINELQEALNRNEQSIIFQNRRGYSSYLQCEECGWIGECENCAVSLTYHQKDAELRCHYCGHKEKVPKLCPGCSSTKVRTVGFGTEKLEDQLKIFFPTARIARMDLDTTRAKNAYKEMIEDIEQGNVDILVGTQMISKGLDFENVSTVGVFDADRMIHFPDLRSAERAFQLITQVSGRAGRRADRKGRVLIQTGNPSQKILQKIITNDYIGMYEEEIKERENFKYPPFTRLIKLTVKHFDQTTALQSAQKLTQLLLEKMGEDRVLGPQPPLVERIRNRFLFDILIKLEREKVNFRAAKAFILEKVTDILTDKTLKGTDVTIDVDCL; from the coding sequence GTGCAGATTGCAGAAAACGACGATTTTGGCTCAGAAGAGATAACTCTGTTTGCCGACCTAATTTTGCCCGTGCCTGTAGCCCAGTTATTCACCTATCGGGTTCCAAGGGTGATAAATCCATTCATCAAAAATGGTGCCAGAGTAGTAGTACCTTTTGGCAAAAATAGAGTAGTGACGGGCGTTGTGGCAAAAATCCACCAGACACCTCCTACCAAATACCAAGCAAGATACATCGCCGAACTCCTTGACGATGAACCATTAGTAACACCTTACCAAATCGAACTCTTTCATTGGATTGCCGACTACTACTTATGTACGGTGGGTGAAGTACTAAACGTAGCTCTTCCCTCGGGCTTGAAAATTACTAGCCAATCCAAGATTCAGTACAACCCTGACTTTGAGTACTACGATTTATTGACAGAAGAAGAAGCCAATCTTTTGGAAGAAATCAAAAAGTACCAATCCCTCACTTACGAAGAGGTCGAGAAACGCGTAGGTGCGACAAACATCAACCACATCATTAAGTCACTTATTGGCAAGCGGGCCATTATTCTTTTTGAAGAAGTCAAAGAAAAATACAAGCCCAAAGTACTCAAAAAAGTCAAGCTAAATGGACGTTTTGAGACGCGCGAAAACTTGATGGAGCTCATTTCCCAGCTTGATAAATTTCCCAAACAACAGGAAATTATCATGAGCTATGTCAGCCAAGTTCCGATTCAAAATGTACCTTATTCTAATCGCGCGGGACTTGAAAAGAGTTTTTTCACCCAAAACGATGCTTTCTCCGATTCGGCATTAAGTACGCTGATTAAAAAAGGGACGCTCGAAGAGTTTGAGGTAACCGTTTCACGCTTTGCCGATGTAGCTCCCGATTTTTCGGAAGGTACCAACATCCACCTCACCACCGCCCAACAGCGCGCTTTTGACGAAATCATTACCCAATTTCAATCCAAAGACACTGTTTTGCTGCACGGTGTTACAGGAAGTGGAAAAACGGAAGTATATATTAATTTAGCCCAGCAAGTACTCGCAAGCGGCTCGCAGGTACTGTTTCTATTACCTGAAATTGCCCTCACGACCCAAATTGTGGTTCGCCTCAAAAAAGTCTTTGGGGATAAGCTCGGCATTTACCACTCCAAATTCTCCGACAACGAGCGCGTGGAAGTTTGGAAAGGGGTAGTTTCAGGCCAGTTTCAGTTGGTGGTGGGCGTACGTTCGGCCATTTTCTTGCCTTTCGATAGCCTTGGATTGATTATCGTCGATGAAGAACACGAAAGTTCTTACAAACAATACGACCCCGCCCCACGCTACCACGCCCGCGACGTCGCCATTGTGGCCGCCCAACGCCAACAAGCCAAGGTGCTGCTAGGTTCGGCCACGCCAGCGCTCGAATCCTATTATCAAGCTCTCAACGGGCGCTACGGTTTTGTGCAATTGCTCGAACGTTATGGCAAAGCCAACTTGCCCGAGTTTGTGCTCATTGACACCAAAAAAGAGCGAAAAAGTAAAAAAATGAAGTTTGAGTTTTCGTCAGTTTTAATCAACGAACTTCAAGAAGCTCTGAACCGAAACGAACAGAGTATTATTTTCCAAAACCGACGCGGCTACTCTTCCTATTTACAATGTGAAGAATGTGGGTGGATTGGCGAGTGCGAAAACTGCGCGGTCAGCCTTACGTATCACCAAAAAGACGCCGAGCTACGTTGCCATTATTGTGGTCACAAAGAGAAAGTACCCAAGCTGTGTCCAGGTTGCAGTTCTACCAAAGTCAGAACGGTAGGCTTTGGCACTGAAAAGCTGGAAGACCAGCTCAAAATTTTCTTTCCAACGGCCCGCATTGCCCGCATGGATTTGGACACTACCCGCGCCAAAAATGCGTACAAAGAAATGATTGAGGACATCGAACAGGGAAACGTGGACATTTTGGTCGGAACTCAAATGATTAGCAAAGGGCTTGACTTTGAAAATGTCAGTACGGTAGGCGTATTTGATGCCGACCGAATGATTCATTTTCCTGACCTTCGCTCGGCCGAACGCGCCTTTCAACTGATTACACAGGTAAGCGGTCGCGCTGGACGCCGCGCCGACCGAAAAGGACGGGTTTTGATTCAAACAGGGAACCCTTCGCAAAAGATTTTACAAAAAATTATTACGAACGATTATATCGGGATGTACGAGGAGGAAATCAAGGAAAGAGAAAACTTTAAGTACCCTCCTTTTACCCGACTTATCAAGCTGACTGTCAAACACTTTGACCAAACAACCGCCTTGCAATCAGCCCAGAAATTGACCCAACTTTTACTCGAAAAAATGGGTGAAGATAGGGTTTTAGGCCCCCAGCCACCACTGGTCGAACGCATACGAAATAGGTTTTTGTTTGACATTCTTATAAAACTCGAACGCGAAAAAGTTAATTTTAGGGCCGCAAAGGCTTTTATACTCGAAAAAGTTACGGATATTCTGACGGACAAGACCTTAAAAGGTACCGACGTGACTATAGATGTAGATTGCCTGTGA
- a CDS encoding transposase family protein, with amino-acid sequence MKIMNLEMIQRYHDLEADDPKLRRLTGLKRSEFELLHGYFRDAWNAYFAEYTLDGVARLRQASVRKNSIFGDTHDALLFGLIYLNGNLRQDQLATFFGIDQPKASKYLSLIQRILLQVIEATPRAVPKRKLDKFLDMLS; translated from the coding sequence ATGAAAATTATGAACTTGGAAATGATTCAGCGGTACCATGACCTGGAGGCCGACGACCCAAAGCTACGGCGTCTTACGGGACTTAAACGCTCAGAATTTGAGCTTCTTCACGGTTATTTTCGTGATGCTTGGAATGCGTATTTTGCGGAGTACACCCTCGATGGTGTAGCGAGACTTAGGCAGGCGTCGGTGCGGAAAAATAGCATTTTTGGAGATACCCATGACGCGCTTCTTTTTGGGCTTATTTATCTAAACGGAAATTTGAGACAAGACCAACTGGCGACTTTCTTTGGAATTGACCAGCCCAAAGCCAGTAAATATTTGAGCCTTATCCAGCGGATTTTACTTCAAGTGATTGAGGCCACGCCCCGAGCGGTGCCTAAAAGAAAGCTGGATAAATTCTTGGATATGCTTTCTTAG